One region of Cinclus cinclus chromosome 1, bCinCin1.1, whole genome shotgun sequence genomic DNA includes:
- the FIGNL1 gene encoding fidgetin-like protein 1, with product MEAPTPSALHLSDWQESYFAVTSGTCTPGQKADGYRAKILRIQYAWANSEISQVCAANLFKKYAEKYSAIIDSGNTETGLNNYAENILTLAKCQQSDSDKWQSALTTDNVFELKCVQERMQAGKILQSSQMALTDACVRADKGVSASAAPALPKLDVFSSTRESELSAGSAKCASQGPDLLGHPSSSKSLQNSVPPVARTSDTLLASSASLSKQVHPCFQATPLFGSKEATNSSSLKMSANCCDGQNLSLFSQSAVPAWSANSGKRKAFYGRVDEGSTTIPSLAPCQASISTETNGSSGQRSRNEESSAPGFKTAKEQLWMDQQKKSQNQRAPVSSYGGVKKSLGAGRSRGPFGKFVPPVPRQDGSENGGAQCKSHAGESTDPLLPVDERLKNIEPKMIELIMHEIMDQGPPVSWDDIAGVEFAKATIKEIVVWPMLRPDIFTGLRGPPKGILLFGPPGTGKTLIGKCIACQSGATFFSISASSLTSKWVGEGEKMVRALFAVARCQQPAVIFIDEIDSLLSQRGEGEHESSRRIKTEFLVQLDGATTSSEDRILVVGATNRPQEIDEAARRRLVKRLYIPLPEASARKQIVTRLMAKEHCSLSEEEINLIVEKSDGFSGADMTQLCREASLGPIRSLQSTDIATIMPDQVRPISFLDFESALRTVRPSVSPKDLELYETWNQTFGCGR from the coding sequence ATGGAAGCCCCCACCCCCAGTGCCTTGCACCTGAGTGACTGGCAGGAAAGTTACTTTGCTGTCACCTCTGGCACCTGCACGCCTGGGCAGAAGGCAGATGGATACCGTGCCAAAATCCTGCGTATTCAGTATGCATGGGCAAACTCTGAGATCTCCCAGGTCTGTGCTGCCAACCTGTTTAAGAAGTATGCAGAGAAGTACTCTGCGATTATTGACTCTGGCAACACAGAGACTGGCTTGAATAACTatgcagaaaacattttgaCTTTGGCAAAATGTCAGCAAAGTGACAGTGACAAGTGGCAATCTGCCTTGACAACAGATAACGTGTTTGAATTAAAGTGTGTGCAAGAGAGGATGCAGGCTGGCAAAATTTTGCAGAGCTCTCAGATGGCACTGACAGATGCCTGCGTACGAGCTGATAAAGGGGTcagtgcctctgctgctccagctcttcctAAACTCGATGTCTTCAGTAGTACTAGGGAGTCTGAGCTCAGTGCTGGCTCAGCAAAATGTGCAAGTCAGGGACCTGATCTTCTTGGTCATCCCTCATCTTCCAAGTCCCTTCAAAACAGTGTGCCTCCTGTGGCCAGAACTTCAGACACACTTCTTGCCTCTTCAGCCTCCTTAAGCAAACAGGTTCATCCATGTTTCCAGGCAACTCCGCTCTTTGGAAGTAAAGAAGCCACTAATAGTAGTTCTTTGAAAATGTCAGCTAACTGTTGTGATGGACAAAATTTGTCTCTTTTCAGCCAGTCAGCTGTACCTGCCTGGTCTGCaaattctgggaaaagaaaagcattctATGGTCGGGTTGATGAAGGCAGCACAACTATTCCTAGCCTTGCTCCATGTCAGGCTTCCATTTCTACAGAAACTAATGGTTCTTCAGGgcaaagaagcagaaatgaaGAGAGCAGTGCTCCCGGGTTTAAAACTGCAAAAGAACAGCTGTGGATGGATCAGCAAAAGAAATCTCAAAACCAGCGTGCACCTGTCTCATCATATGGAGGTGTAAAAAAATCCCTGGGTGCTGGCAGGTCTCGGGGTCCATTTGGCAAGTTCGTACCTCCTGTTCCAAGACAAGATGGAAGTGAAAATGGAGGAGCACAGTGTAAATCTCATGCTGGGGAATCAACAGACCCATTGCTGCCTGTGGATGAACGGCTGAAAAACATAGAACCAAAAATGATTGAACTCATCATGCATGAGATCATGGACCAGGGGCCTCCGGTCAGCTGGGATGACATTGCTGGAGTTGAGTTTGCCAAAGCTACTATAAAAGAAATAGTGGTGTGGCCCATGCTGAGACCAGACATCTTCACTGGCTTGCGTGGTCCTCCAAAGGGAATTCTTCTCTTTGGCCCCCCTGGAACTGGCAAGACCCTCATAGGCAAGTGCATCGCATGCCAATCTGGAGCAACTTTTTTTAGCATCAGTGCCTCCTCTCTGACTTCCAAATGGGTGGGTGAGGGGGAGAAGATGGTGCGTGCGCTGTTCGCTGTGGCGCGGTGTCAGCAGCCAGCAGTGATTTTCATCGATGAGATCGattccctgctgtcccagcgTGGAGAGGGGGAGCACGAGTCATCCAGGAgaataaaaactgaatttctggTGCAGTTAGATGGGGCAACAACCTCCTCTGAAGATCGTATCCTAGTGGTTGGAGCAACAAATCGACCCCAGGAAATTGATGAAGCTGCCCGAAGGAGACTGGTGAAGAGACTGTACATCCCTCTCCCAGAGGCTTCCGCCAGGAAGCAGATTGTCACCCGGCTGATGGCAAAGGAGCACTGCTCTCTAAGTGAAGAGGAAATCAATCTCATAGTCGAGAAATCCGATGGGTTTTCAGGGGCAGACATGACACAGCTCTGTCGAGAAGCCTCTCTGGGCCCTATCCGCAGTCTGCAGTCCACGGACATTGCAACCATCATGCCGGACCAGGTGCGGCCCATCTCTTTCCTGGACTTCGAGAGTGCCCTGAGAACGGTGCGGCCCAGTGTGTCCCCCAAGGACCTGGAGCTCTATGAAACCTGGAACCAGACTTTTGGCTGTGGCAGATGA